From the genome of Gemmatimonas phototrophica, one region includes:
- the yjjX gene encoding inosine/xanthosine triphosphatase, whose amino-acid sequence MDAQTPLNMDLVIVGSTNPVKVAAVQAVVARIAPNATVRGVAVASGVPSQPVGDEETQAGARQRARSALASTEGATFAVGLEGGVVVLPDGRMRSCAWAVVVDCHGREGIGGSLSMPLPDRVAARIRAGEELGHAMDAEADTVGTKHGRGAVGILTAGLVDRQRAYEPMVAYALAPWLAPAFFDA is encoded by the coding sequence ATGGACGCCCAAACCCCGCTGAACATGGACCTGGTGATCGTTGGGTCTACGAATCCGGTGAAAGTGGCCGCCGTGCAGGCGGTGGTGGCGCGCATCGCGCCAAACGCCACGGTGCGTGGCGTGGCGGTCGCCAGCGGCGTCCCCAGTCAGCCCGTGGGTGATGAGGAAACGCAGGCCGGTGCCCGTCAACGGGCACGATCTGCCTTGGCGAGCACCGAGGGCGCGACGTTCGCCGTGGGACTCGAAGGCGGCGTGGTGGTGCTTCCCGACGGACGGATGCGCAGCTGTGCCTGGGCCGTGGTGGTTGATTGCCACGGGCGGGAGGGAATTGGCGGCTCTCTGTCCATGCCGCTCCCTGATCGGGTGGCCGCCCGCATTCGCGCCGGTGAAGAGCTTGGGCACGCCATGGACGCTGAGGCGGACACGGTGGGGACCAAGCATGGGCGTGGGGCGGTGGGCATCCTCACAGCGGGGCTCGTAGACCGGCAACGGGCCTACGAGCCCATGGTGGCGTACGCGCTGGCACCATGGTTGGCGCCAGCCTTCTTCGACGCCTGA
- a CDS encoding DEAD/DEAH box helicase, giving the protein MRHTTDRYLPPDRETYLATKPPTGRIIVIAPTRAACETIELAVGLHLDTFLERTRGDDLRRLAGSGEGFGIVAGTGTGKTLAIRPIAETILGTETLRVGVVNREREATPETPTWNVVVVTTGIARRWFQDGDIQASDTLVVDEIHQTSAELELCLALGKRVGCRYIWLSATVDPAFYSRYLESADVLQVSAFDASKAAKVEVERKQPLNFLDDKFLQKLARSERGVALFMPTRASVEEAAEWVRTRFPKITAAHYHGGEPIRVIRPFLEGVVPKPFFIAMTAAGQSALNVPGLDTVIIDDTRFTNLIDRGRNVLTRVHLGANEILQMAGRVHGRVEGGRVYILSDRDIRFEALRPTEPEFQLAGDSERVALTCAGLGVRADDLDLPVPLDRAAYRKALLRLEERGLIENGRLTGYGRAVEALPVDRAWGELIVNGDDELLPALAVMSGIESLHRMTREGRDLEGLVVRGSDHLTAYNLYADAFRVAGYIGEVYGLPRHMFDAERIAHWAEQRAVLVKALEDAALAMASVYRSVGMPLPQTLPIAGQVMHRKFADLLARFMPFDLVIEEETVDGHEARVSKTSVCGSWGAVAGSLRYFADRHGIPRAAIEGTQLSMDLVRQYAQRHPPELALDAERKHSPVLLRRRVTYYGFELSRESEPLTVFSDEFAPGARHLLAEAAARGELRHTAVRRNQPVVEEIREVWRRLGGITPRLGQAELTAWYESRMGDARSWEEVRAIPMLLDRRDFVSEAQLATARALPGAVEIRDRTVSIDYDVEEHDGGWVPVARLRLPEKLARTIVHEELPVLDRSLRFMVPRGQRGSVRADDLLELQDRLDLPFTDEERAAHDARVSRGREGREREVRGHGRHERSGGRQGGGPRGKPGKGGGRHPGKRRGR; this is encoded by the coding sequence GTGCGACACACCACCGACCGATACCTCCCGCCGGATCGCGAGACCTATCTCGCGACCAAGCCGCCTACGGGCCGCATCATCGTGATTGCGCCCACGCGCGCCGCATGCGAAACGATTGAGTTGGCCGTTGGGCTGCATCTCGACACCTTCCTCGAGCGTACCCGTGGCGATGATTTGCGCCGACTGGCTGGCAGCGGCGAGGGGTTTGGCATTGTGGCCGGTACAGGGACCGGCAAAACACTGGCCATCCGCCCTATTGCCGAGACCATTCTTGGCACGGAGACGCTGCGCGTCGGCGTCGTGAATCGCGAGCGTGAAGCCACACCGGAGACGCCCACCTGGAATGTGGTGGTGGTAACCACCGGTATAGCGCGTCGCTGGTTTCAGGATGGCGATATCCAGGCCAGCGACACGCTGGTCGTGGATGAGATTCACCAGACCAGCGCCGAACTTGAGCTCTGCCTCGCGCTCGGCAAGCGTGTGGGGTGCCGCTATATCTGGTTGTCCGCAACCGTTGATCCGGCGTTTTACTCCCGGTATCTCGAAAGTGCCGATGTCTTGCAGGTGTCAGCGTTTGACGCCAGCAAGGCCGCCAAGGTGGAAGTGGAGCGCAAGCAGCCGCTCAACTTTCTTGATGACAAGTTCCTGCAGAAACTCGCGCGCAGCGAACGCGGCGTGGCGTTGTTCATGCCGACGCGCGCCAGTGTGGAAGAAGCCGCGGAGTGGGTGCGCACGCGCTTCCCCAAAATCACGGCCGCGCACTACCACGGTGGCGAACCCATTCGGGTCATCCGCCCGTTCCTCGAGGGCGTGGTGCCCAAGCCGTTCTTCATCGCCATGACCGCGGCGGGGCAAAGCGCGCTGAACGTGCCGGGGCTTGATACCGTCATCATCGACGATACGCGCTTCACGAATCTCATTGATCGTGGCCGCAACGTGCTCACGCGCGTGCATCTGGGTGCCAACGAAATTCTGCAGATGGCCGGGCGCGTACACGGGCGGGTGGAAGGCGGACGCGTGTACATTTTGAGTGACCGCGACATTCGCTTCGAAGCGCTTCGCCCCACGGAGCCTGAGTTCCAGTTGGCCGGCGACAGCGAGCGCGTGGCGCTCACCTGTGCGGGGCTCGGGGTGCGGGCCGATGATCTGGATCTCCCGGTTCCGCTGGATCGTGCGGCGTATCGCAAGGCGCTGCTGCGGCTCGAGGAGCGCGGGCTCATTGAGAACGGGCGCCTCACCGGATATGGTCGCGCCGTAGAAGCGCTCCCGGTTGATCGCGCTTGGGGCGAACTCATTGTGAACGGCGACGACGAGCTGCTGCCCGCACTGGCTGTCATGAGTGGGATCGAGTCGCTACACCGCATGACGCGCGAAGGGCGTGATCTGGAAGGGCTGGTGGTACGCGGCAGCGATCATCTCACGGCCTACAACTTGTACGCCGACGCGTTCCGGGTGGCTGGATACATTGGCGAAGTGTACGGATTACCGCGCCACATGTTCGACGCTGAGCGTATTGCCCATTGGGCTGAGCAGCGCGCGGTGCTGGTGAAGGCATTGGAAGATGCCGCACTGGCGATGGCCAGTGTGTATCGCAGTGTGGGTATGCCGCTGCCGCAGACCCTGCCCATTGCCGGCCAGGTCATGCACCGCAAATTCGCCGATTTGCTGGCGCGCTTCATGCCCTTCGATCTGGTGATTGAGGAGGAGACGGTGGATGGCCACGAAGCCCGCGTGTCCAAGACCAGCGTGTGCGGATCGTGGGGGGCCGTTGCCGGATCCCTGCGCTATTTCGCCGACCGTCATGGTATTCCGCGCGCCGCCATTGAAGGCACGCAGCTCTCGATGGATCTGGTCCGGCAGTATGCGCAGCGTCACCCGCCGGAGTTGGCGCTGGACGCGGAGCGCAAACATTCACCGGTGTTGCTGCGGCGTCGGGTGACGTACTACGGATTCGAGCTGTCGCGTGAAAGTGAGCCGCTCACCGTGTTCTCCGACGAGTTCGCGCCCGGGGCGCGTCATCTGTTGGCCGAGGCGGCGGCGCGTGGGGAGTTGCGGCATACAGCGGTGCGTCGCAATCAGCCGGTTGTGGAAGAGATCCGCGAGGTGTGGCGGCGGTTGGGAGGCATTACGCCGCGACTTGGTCAGGCGGAACTCACGGCCTGGTATGAATCACGCATGGGCGACGCCCGCAGCTGGGAAGAGGTGCGGGCCATTCCCATGCTGCTCGATCGTCGGGACTTCGTGAGTGAGGCGCAGCTGGCGACGGCTCGGGCCCTGCCGGGGGCGGTGGAGATTCGTGACCGAACGGTCTCCATTGATTATGACGTCGAGGAGCACGACGGCGGATGGGTGCCGGTTGCGCGTCTTCGACTGCCGGAGAAGCTGGCGCGCACGATCGTGCACGAGGAGTTGCCTGTGCTCGACCGATCGCTCCGCTTCATGGTGCCCCGCGGTCAGCGCGGTTCGGTGCGCGCTGATGACTTACTGGAGCTGCAGGACAGGCTCGACCTGCCGTTTACCGACGAGGAACGTGCGGCGCACGATGCGCGGGTGTCACGCGGTCGTGAAGGACGCGAGCGGGAGGTGCGCGGTCACGGTCGTCACGAACGGAGTGGTGGGCGTCAGGGTGGTGGGCCGCGGGGAAAGCCCGGCAAGGGTGGTGGGCGTCATCCGGGAAAGCGGCGCGGTCGATAG
- a CDS encoding pilus assembly FimT family protein, producing MTQRTAGIPSTRQLPMRGPCRRGTTTVEQLLVLVTLGILFGLACTSGMPLLQAVAVETASRETVSLFALARDHALATGARTAVRLDERRQRVLVHRGIDTLAVADFVQRGVRLEATRDSMAYGASGLGVGAANLRVILSRGSRADTLTVSRLGRVSSQ from the coding sequence ATGACACAGCGCACCGCCGGTATCCCCTCCACTCGCCAGCTCCCCATGCGTGGCCCGTGCCGCCGCGGTACCACCACTGTGGAGCAACTCCTCGTGCTCGTCACCCTCGGTATCCTGTTCGGGCTCGCCTGCACCAGCGGCATGCCCCTGCTGCAGGCGGTAGCTGTTGAGACGGCGTCACGTGAAACAGTCAGTCTCTTTGCCCTGGCCCGCGACCATGCGCTGGCGACTGGCGCCCGGACGGCCGTGCGCCTGGATGAGCGGCGCCAGCGGGTCCTCGTGCACCGGGGAATCGACACCCTGGCCGTGGCGGACTTCGTGCAGCGCGGGGTCCGGTTGGAGGCCACCCGCGACTCCATGGCCTACGGCGCCTCGGGGCTCGGGGTGGGCGCCGCCAATCTGCGGGTCATTCTTTCCCGCGGGAGCCGCGCCGACACCCTCACCGTCTCACGATTGGGACGGGTTTCCTCGCAATAG
- a CDS encoding acyl-CoA thioesterase, which produces MSVESPRPFFCSDRVRWADVDLVGIMRYSAVTRFLDTAEQELLRAAGLPYTFIFEAPKVWMPRRHLSIDYLIPARLDDLLHMVIWVSRLGETSLTLTMHLRHDDGRMVATVSLVVVCVAVEGFAKRPLPRILRDAMAPFLCADDDARATPTP; this is translated from the coding sequence ATGTCGGTGGAGTCCCCCCGTCCGTTTTTCTGCTCCGACCGCGTCCGTTGGGCGGATGTGGATCTGGTGGGCATCATGCGGTACAGCGCCGTTACCCGGTTCCTGGATACGGCCGAGCAGGAACTGCTGCGGGCGGCTGGGCTGCCATACACGTTCATCTTTGAAGCCCCGAAGGTGTGGATGCCGCGCCGGCATCTGTCGATAGACTATCTGATCCCGGCGCGTCTCGACGATCTGCTGCATATGGTCATTTGGGTGTCCCGACTTGGGGAGACCTCCCTCACGCTCACCATGCACCTCCGGCATGACGACGGCCGGATGGTGGCTACGGTCTCGCTGGTGGTGGTGTGCGTGGCCGTGGAGGGGTTCGCCAAACGCCCGTTGCCGCGGATTCTCCGGGACGCCATGGCCCCGTTTCTGTGCGCTGACGACGACGCGCGCGCGACCCCGACACCGTAA
- a CDS encoding 4-hydroxy-3-methylbut-2-enyl diphosphate reductase: protein MSNSSSETSSPAATYVRKGFGLKAEVQDTLAADYTGHLVDLLRARDYSLNVGETTIRLAREFGFCYGVERAVDYAYQTRIKFPDKRIFLAGEIIHNPHVNAKLREMGVVFLSASGKGFDYSPVEAPDVVILPAFGVTIQDFQTLRDLGCVIVDTTCGSVLNVWKRVEVYARDGYTSLIHGKYYHEETRATASQVEKYPNGQYLVVRDMAEADMVMDYIEAKAGLTPPRTPLSREAFLEKFSVGASDGFDPDLHLDRIGVANQTTMLARESLAIGAAVGEAMARAYGESHKAEHFRTFDTICSATQDRQDAVMELMREPMDLMVVVGGYNSSNTISLAALCAEQVPTYHIADPDDILVEDNAVRFRRIAKHHVEDTMAPWLPTNGPLRVGITAGASTPNNKIGQAVARVFAIRGIDPASVV, encoded by the coding sequence ATGTCCAACAGCTCTTCCGAGACCTCGTCTCCCGCCGCTACCTACGTGCGCAAGGGCTTCGGCCTCAAGGCCGAAGTCCAGGATACCCTCGCGGCCGACTATACCGGTCACCTGGTGGACCTGCTGCGCGCGCGCGACTACTCGCTCAACGTGGGAGAGACCACCATCCGGCTCGCCCGGGAGTTCGGGTTCTGCTACGGCGTGGAGCGCGCGGTGGACTATGCCTATCAGACGCGCATCAAGTTTCCCGACAAGCGCATTTTTCTGGCGGGCGAGATCATTCACAATCCGCATGTGAATGCCAAGCTGCGCGAAATGGGCGTGGTCTTTCTATCGGCCAGCGGCAAGGGGTTTGACTATTCGCCGGTGGAAGCGCCGGACGTGGTCATCTTGCCCGCCTTTGGTGTGACGATTCAGGATTTCCAGACACTACGCGACCTGGGCTGCGTGATTGTCGACACGACATGCGGCTCGGTGCTCAACGTGTGGAAGCGCGTGGAAGTGTACGCCCGAGACGGGTATACCTCGCTCATTCACGGCAAGTACTACCACGAAGAGACCCGTGCCACGGCGTCGCAGGTGGAGAAGTACCCGAATGGACAGTACCTCGTAGTACGGGACATGGCCGAGGCGGACATGGTGATGGACTACATCGAGGCGAAGGCGGGGCTCACCCCGCCGCGTACGCCGCTTTCCCGTGAAGCATTCCTCGAGAAGTTCTCCGTGGGTGCGTCAGACGGATTTGATCCGGACCTGCATCTTGATCGTATCGGGGTGGCCAATCAGACCACGATGCTCGCGCGCGAGTCGTTGGCCATTGGCGCGGCGGTGGGCGAGGCGATGGCCCGTGCCTACGGCGAGTCGCACAAGGCGGAACATTTTCGCACGTTCGACACGATCTGCAGTGCCACGCAGGACCGTCAGGATGCGGTGATGGAGCTGATGCGGGAACCCATGGACCTCATGGTGGTGGTTGGCGGCTACAACTCCAGCAACACCATCTCGCTCGCGGCACTGTGCGCTGAGCAGGTGCCCACGTATCACATTGCCGATCCGGACGACATTCTGGTGGAGGACAATGCGGTGCGGTTCCGCCGTATTGCCAAGCATCACGTGGAAGACACGATGGCGCCGTGGTTGCCCACCAACGGCCCGCTGCGGGTGGGGATTACCGCCGGGGCCAGCACGCCCAACAACAAGATCGGTCAGGCCGTGGCCCGGGTCTTCGCCATTCGCGGGATTGATCCGGCATCGGTCGTCTGA
- a CDS encoding TetR/AcrR family transcriptional regulator, producing the protein MSDRRTQILDAAATLISERGFTSTSVDDVIKGAKLSGKSHFYHYFKSKEELGYEVLNRQFERFAERGLAILREPMIDPLERLNLFIDAVVALQSESGGRRGSPFGNLAAELADAHEGFRVRIEAVFERWASQIRSLLWEARPQLLDDVDAVRLSRFIIAALEGAVLMTRVKRDLSVLEGIAADLKRFIAMHVRDGAAMQQNRSHE; encoded by the coding sequence ATGTCAGACAGACGCACGCAGATCCTCGACGCCGCCGCCACACTCATCTCCGAACGGGGCTTTACGTCCACGTCGGTTGACGATGTGATCAAGGGGGCGAAGCTCAGTGGGAAGAGCCATTTCTATCATTATTTCAAGTCCAAGGAAGAATTGGGCTATGAAGTACTGAACCGGCAGTTCGAACGATTTGCCGAGCGCGGTCTCGCGATTCTGCGTGAGCCGATGATTGATCCGCTGGAACGTCTGAATCTGTTCATCGATGCGGTCGTGGCGTTGCAGTCGGAAAGTGGCGGTCGGCGCGGTTCGCCATTTGGCAATTTGGCGGCCGAACTTGCCGACGCGCACGAGGGGTTCCGGGTGCGCATCGAAGCCGTGTTCGAACGCTGGGCCAGTCAGATCCGCTCACTGCTGTGGGAAGCGCGGCCGCAGCTGCTCGACGACGTGGATGCGGTACGCCTGTCGCGGTTCATCATCGCGGCGCTCGAAGGGGCCGTGCTCATGACGCGGGTGAAGCGCGACTTGTCGGTGCTTGAAGGAATCGCGGCCGACCTCAAGCGATTTATCGCGATGCATGTGCGCGATGGCGCGGCCATGCAGCAAAATCGGAGTCACGAGTAA
- a CDS encoding DEAD/DEAH box helicase translates to MTVIDPDTLVGDVTFADLGLAQPLLNALRDAGYERPTPIQREAIPLALMGRDLIGLAQTGTGKTASFTLPMVHRLIGGPRRTRVLVLTPTRELCLQVEESVRKYSSHAPVNVIPVFGGVGYEPQEKALRQGVDVVVATPGRLLDHLEKRNVDFTYLETLVLDEADRMLDMGFAPQLNRIVEQIPRYRQTLLFSATMPPEVEALARKYLRKPVVVQVGRRSSAAITVTHAVYPVPRHRKNDLLVHLLTKDSHDSVLVFTRTKSGADRVVRDLEKAGVRAGAMHADKSQRERMAALEDFKNGTLRVLVATDIAQRGLDISGITHVINYDVPQQPEDYVHRIGRTGRAASTGDAYTFMSAEDIGMVRTIERTIGQEIPRVSVPGFDFGT, encoded by the coding sequence ATGACAGTCATCGATCCTGATACGCTCGTCGGCGACGTAACATTCGCCGACCTGGGGCTGGCCCAGCCCCTGCTCAATGCCCTGCGCGACGCCGGCTACGAACGTCCCACACCCATCCAGCGCGAAGCGATCCCGCTTGCGCTCATGGGGCGTGACCTCATCGGTCTGGCCCAGACGGGTACCGGCAAAACGGCCAGCTTTACGCTGCCCATGGTGCACCGCCTCATTGGCGGACCGCGCCGTACCCGCGTGTTGGTGCTGACGCCCACCCGCGAACTGTGCCTTCAAGTGGAAGAAAGCGTGCGGAAGTACTCCAGCCATGCCCCGGTCAACGTGATCCCGGTGTTTGGTGGTGTGGGGTACGAGCCGCAGGAAAAGGCGCTGCGGCAAGGGGTGGACGTGGTCGTGGCCACGCCAGGCCGTCTGCTCGACCATCTCGAGAAGCGCAACGTGGACTTTACCTACCTCGAGACGTTGGTGCTCGACGAGGCGGACCGCATGCTCGACATGGGTTTCGCGCCGCAGCTGAACCGGATTGTGGAGCAGATTCCCCGCTATCGTCAGACGCTGCTTTTTTCGGCCACCATGCCTCCTGAAGTGGAAGCGCTGGCCCGCAAGTATCTGCGCAAGCCGGTGGTGGTGCAGGTGGGCCGGCGCTCGAGTGCGGCCATCACGGTCACGCACGCGGTGTACCCGGTGCCCCGTCACCGCAAGAACGACCTGCTGGTGCATCTGCTCACCAAGGACTCCCACGACTCGGTGCTGGTGTTCACGCGCACGAAGAGCGGCGCAGACCGGGTGGTGCGTGATCTCGAGAAGGCGGGTGTGCGGGCCGGGGCCATGCATGCGGACAAGTCACAGCGCGAGCGCATGGCGGCACTGGAAGACTTCAAGAACGGCACGCTCCGGGTGCTCGTGGCCACCGATATTGCGCAGCGCGGGCTCGACATCAGTGGCATCACGCACGTGATCAACTACGACGTGCCGCAACAGCCGGAAGACTACGTGCACCGAATTGGCCGGACCGGTCGGGCCGCCAGCACGGGCGACGCGTACACGTTCATGAGCGCCGAAGATATCGGCATGGTGCGCACGATTGAGCGCACCATTGGGCAGGAGATTCCACGTGTGAGCGTGCCGGGGTTCGATTTCGGGACCTGA
- a CDS encoding sigma-70 family RNA polymerase sigma factor, with the protein MNDNAVQQAVVDRESDAEETRPTVFSAEERAARRAQFEREALVHLDALYSFALKLARSRDDAEDLVSDTLLRALERWEQYHLGTNIRAWLFTILYHVFVSRKRRIDAREVQQPEDTEGWALFEAVGEADPEGKFYDSFLDDEITRAIRSLPEEYRSAVVLSDLQGLRYAEIANVLGVPEGTVKSRLFRGRRLLQRKLANYAVEMGYLKESVVRAVMQPSVTTLMSA; encoded by the coding sequence ATGAACGACAACGCGGTGCAGCAGGCGGTGGTGGATCGCGAAAGCGACGCCGAGGAGACGCGGCCAACGGTGTTCTCCGCCGAGGAGCGCGCCGCCCGGCGTGCGCAGTTCGAGCGCGAGGCGCTTGTCCACCTCGATGCGCTGTACTCGTTTGCGCTCAAATTGGCGCGCTCGCGCGATGACGCCGAAGATCTCGTCTCCGACACATTGCTCCGGGCGCTGGAGCGGTGGGAGCAGTATCATCTCGGCACGAACATCCGGGCCTGGTTGTTCACGATCCTGTACCATGTCTTCGTGAGCCGCAAGCGGCGCATCGATGCCCGCGAGGTGCAGCAGCCTGAGGATACCGAAGGCTGGGCGCTGTTCGAAGCGGTGGGGGAGGCCGATCCGGAAGGCAAGTTCTACGACTCCTTCCTCGACGACGAAATCACGCGGGCCATCCGCTCGTTGCCAGAAGAGTATCGCTCGGCGGTGGTGTTGAGCGATCTGCAGGGGTTGCGTTACGCGGAAATCGCCAATGTGCTTGGCGTACCGGAAGGAACGGTGAAGTCGCGGTTGTTCCGCGGGCGTCGTCTGCTGCAGCGCAAGCTGGCCAACTATGCCGTCGAAATGGGATACCTCAAGGAGTCGGTCGTGCGTGCGGTGATGCAGCCCTCGGTAACGACGTTGATGAGCGCGTAA
- a CDS encoding universal stress protein, producing the protein MYTSIFVPFDGSAHSARALPVAAALAARTGASVQLAIVHDPSAYIPFVPGEVAIPVYDQELVQAHRAHDQQVLDAAVAQLTQQGVNASGVLLDGTIVEALEEHLLTSHADLVILTTHGRSGFERLRLGSVASAFLTRATAPVLLVRGAGSEPGNEQPVLPTGSLLCALDGSAFAEAVLPHARTFAEATGMQMHLVAVTVPHAISMAPFGTEALLADDSALVAEEHLREEYLQRMAATCPPGTTVHAITDMSVSRGLLDATDQKPCAAIAMATHGRGGFKRFMLGSVADEVIRHAHVPLLVYRPSAQ; encoded by the coding sequence ATGTATACGTCCATCTTCGTGCCTTTCGATGGCTCGGCGCACAGTGCGCGAGCCCTGCCTGTCGCGGCCGCGCTCGCCGCCCGCACGGGCGCCAGCGTTCAGCTCGCAATCGTCCACGATCCCAGCGCGTATATCCCTTTCGTACCGGGCGAAGTCGCCATCCCGGTTTATGATCAGGAACTGGTGCAGGCACACCGCGCGCATGACCAGCAGGTGCTGGACGCGGCGGTCGCGCAACTCACGCAGCAGGGCGTAAACGCCAGCGGTGTGCTGCTCGACGGCACTATTGTTGAAGCGCTGGAGGAACACCTGCTCACGTCGCACGCCGACCTGGTCATTCTGACCACCCACGGGCGCAGTGGGTTCGAGCGGTTGCGCCTGGGGAGCGTCGCGTCCGCCTTTCTCACCCGCGCCACAGCGCCCGTCCTGCTGGTGCGTGGCGCCGGTAGTGAACCCGGCAACGAGCAACCGGTGCTGCCAACAGGCTCACTGCTCTGCGCCCTGGATGGATCGGCGTTTGCCGAGGCAGTCCTCCCGCACGCCCGTACCTTCGCAGAAGCCACCGGCATGCAGATGCATCTGGTGGCGGTGACCGTGCCGCACGCCATTTCCATGGCGCCCTTTGGCACGGAGGCTCTGTTGGCCGACGACAGCGCACTCGTGGCCGAGGAACATCTGCGGGAGGAATACCTGCAGCGCATGGCGGCGACCTGTCCACCCGGCACCACGGTGCACGCGATCACGGACATGAGCGTATCCCGTGGGCTGCTCGATGCCACCGATCAAAAGCCATGTGCGGCCATTGCCATGGCGACACACGGCCGCGGTGGCTTCAAGCGCTTCATGCTGGGCAGTGTGGCGGACGAAGTGATTCGCCACGCCCATGTACCACTGCTGGTGTATCGCCCCAGCGCCCAATAG
- a CDS encoding CGNR zinc finger domain-containing protein — translation MPVSTSESRRADSRERSPGPVPPRTRLWLDFVNTDAAAQLPGGDLLRDFEALLSWLQGQSAVDDERGSGIRRRAVLQPAAAAATLVDARRVRAALRALAERGDTQERVREDAVVEINRVLGRSAGTRRLDPLPDGGFLRSFVPTGDAFAGLMIPIVESAADSLIEDELPRVRRCADPRCHRVFLDGTKNGLRRWCDMGTCGNRAKAARHRARHGDSR, via the coding sequence ATGCCCGTTTCCACATCCGAATCGCGGCGGGCAGATTCGCGCGAACGGTCGCCGGGACCGGTACCACCGCGCACGCGACTCTGGCTCGACTTCGTAAACACCGACGCCGCCGCGCAATTGCCCGGGGGCGATTTGTTGCGCGATTTCGAGGCGCTGCTGTCGTGGCTCCAGGGGCAATCGGCGGTGGATGACGAACGAGGATCGGGTATTCGCCGCCGGGCCGTGTTGCAGCCGGCAGCAGCAGCGGCCACACTGGTGGACGCCCGTCGGGTGCGGGCGGCGCTGCGGGCCCTCGCTGAGCGCGGAGACACCCAGGAACGCGTTCGCGAAGACGCGGTGGTGGAGATCAACCGGGTTCTCGGGCGCAGTGCAGGCACCCGCCGACTGGATCCGTTACCGGATGGAGGGTTCCTTCGCAGCTTCGTGCCGACGGGTGATGCCTTTGCCGGTCTCATGATTCCTATCGTGGAATCAGCGGCCGACTCGCTCATTGAAGATGAACTGCCACGGGTGCGTCGCTGCGCGGATCCGCGCTGCCATCGGGTCTTCCTCGACGGCACAAAGAACGGACTCCGTCGCTGGTGTGATATGGGGACGTGCGGCAACCGGGCCAAGGCGGCCCGTCATCGCGCGCGCCATGGAGACAGCCGTTGA
- a CDS encoding 6-phosphofructokinase produces the protein MRIAISTGGGDAPGLNAVIRAAVLSARTRGWDVLGIKRGFSGLLGEDEIVPLTTDSVRGIAGQGGTIIKTTNRGSPFAYPIQQPDGTWKNVDRSDELVENARNLGIEAIISIGGDGSLKIAQQLQEKGVRVVSVPKTIDNDVAGTITTFGFDTAVNTAMEAIDKLHTTAESHDRVMVLEVMGREAGFIALHAGVAGTADVILIPEIEWEIDKVCEKIMARDASGKRFSIVVVAEGSKPKGGHESIIGESLPGQDRRLGGIAERLGYDIQRLTGKETRSMVLGHLQRGGSPTGYDRLLATRFGAAAVQAVADKKWGHMVALQSPHLVTIPIEEVLRETKRVDPKHDVVQTARMIGISFGD, from the coding sequence ATGCGGATTGCCATCTCCACCGGCGGCGGTGACGCCCCAGGCCTCAACGCGGTCATCCGGGCGGCCGTGCTCTCGGCACGTACCCGCGGCTGGGACGTCCTCGGCATCAAGCGTGGCTTTTCGGGCCTCCTTGGTGAAGACGAGATCGTCCCCCTGACCACGGACAGCGTCCGCGGTATTGCCGGTCAGGGCGGTACGATCATCAAGACCACGAATCGCGGCAGCCCATTCGCCTATCCCATTCAGCAGCCCGACGGCACGTGGAAAAACGTGGACCGGTCGGACGAGTTGGTGGAGAACGCCCGCAATCTGGGAATTGAAGCGATCATCTCCATTGGCGGCGACGGCTCGCTGAAGATTGCCCAGCAGTTGCAGGAGAAGGGGGTCCGCGTGGTGAGCGTGCCCAAGACGATCGACAACGACGTGGCCGGCACCATTACCACGTTCGGGTTCGATACGGCCGTGAATACGGCCATGGAAGCGATCGACAAGCTGCACACCACCGCCGAATCGCACGATCGGGTGATGGTGCTTGAGGTCATGGGGCGCGAAGCGGGGTTCATTGCGCTGCATGCCGGTGTGGCCGGGACAGCCGACGTGATTCTCATTCCCGAAATCGAGTGGGAGATCGACAAGGTGTGTGAGAAGATCATGGCGCGCGATGCGAGCGGGAAGCGTTTCAGCATCGTGGTGGTGGCGGAAGGCTCCAAGCCCAAGGGCGGGCATGAGTCCATCATCGGGGAGTCCCTGCCGGGGCAGGATCGCCGGCTTGGCGGCATTGCCGAACGGCTGGGCTATGACATTCAGCGCCTGACCGGGAAGGAAACCCGCTCCATGGTGCTGGGGCACCTGCAGCGTGGCGGCTCGCCAACGGGTTACGATCGCCTGCTGGCTACCCGCTTCGGCGCGGCAGCGGTGCAGGCCGTGGCCGACAAGAAGTGGGGGCACATGGTGGCTCTGCAGTCGCCGCACCTCGTGACCATTCCCATTGAGGAAGTCCTGCGCGAGACCAAACGCGTGGACCCCAAGCACGACGTTGTCCAGACCGCCCGCATGATCGGGATCAGCTTCGGGGATTGA